The Camelina sativa cultivar DH55 chromosome 14, Cs, whole genome shotgun sequence genome includes a window with the following:
- the LOC104741378 gene encoding acanthoscurrin-2-like — MARVMLWFLVSLYLCLIGHMISEAAREGASMRNDAHSSEIGRESALMRNDAHSSEKGKKSVRHVSGFKGELTAGGYGGGGPGYGGGYGPGGGGGGVVIGGGFGGGTGYGSGGGLGWDGGNGGGGQGYGSGGIGGGVVIGGGGGGCGGSCGGGGGGYGHHGASMKESGKN, encoded by the coding sequence ATGGCTAGAGTGATGCTatggtttcttgtttccttgTATCTATGCCTCATCGGCCATATGATTAGCGAAGCTGCAAGAGAAGGTGCCTCCATGAGGAATGACGCACACTCCAGTGAGATAGGAAGAGAAAGTGCGCTCATGAGGAATGATGCACACTCCAGTGAGAAAGGAAAGAAGAGTGTCCGACACGTATCCGGATTTAAGGGTGAGCTCACAGCTGGTGGTTATGGAGGGGGAGGCCCAGGCTACGGTGGTGGATACGGgccaggtggtggtggtggtggtgttgtgATCGGTGGTGGATTTGGCGGTGGTACTGGGTATGGGTCCGGTGGTGGTTTAGGTTGGGATGGAGGCAACGGAGGAGGCGGTCAGGGATACGGGTCAGGTGGTATCGGAGGTGGAGTCGTCATTGGCGGTGGAGGTGGTGGGTGTGGCGGTTCATgcggtggtggcggaggaggataTGGACACCACGGAGCCAGCATGAAGGAATCAGGCAAAAACTAG